Proteins encoded together in one Deinococcus irradiatisoli window:
- a CDS encoding aspartate/glutamate racemase family protein, whose amino-acid sequence MSTLALLHTTPVTLGAMQPLVDELAPGVRVINLLDDSLLSDVMKAGEVGEAVRERLRAYVGSAAAAGADAVLCCCSSVGAAVEALRPEVGLPFLRIDEPMAQEAVRLGRRIGVLGTVRTTLDPTADLIARAAGQQGREIELEAVLVEGAYDALKAGQAEEHDRLVLSALEALRERSDVVVLAQASMARLLPRLPESPLPVLTSPRSGLTRALEQL is encoded by the coding sequence ATGTCCACCCTGGCCCTGCTTCACACCACGCCGGTCACGCTCGGCGCCATGCAACCGCTCGTCGATGAGCTCGCTCCCGGCGTGCGCGTGATCAACCTGCTCGACGACAGCCTGCTCAGCGACGTGATGAAGGCCGGTGAAGTCGGTGAAGCCGTGCGCGAGCGCCTGCGCGCCTACGTGGGCAGCGCCGCCGCTGCCGGAGCCGACGCCGTGCTGTGCTGCTGCTCCTCGGTGGGCGCGGCGGTCGAAGCGCTGCGCCCCGAGGTCGGGTTGCCGTTCCTGCGCATCGACGAGCCGATGGCCCAGGAAGCGGTGCGCCTCGGGCGGCGCATCGGGGTGCTCGGCACCGTTCGCACCACCCTCGATCCCACCGCCGACCTGATCGCCCGCGCCGCCGGGCAGCAGGGCCGGGAAATCGAACTCGAAGCGGTGCTGGTGGAAGGCGCCTACGACGCCCTCAAGGCCGGACAGGCCGAGGAACACGACCGGCTGGTGCTCTCGGCCCTGGAAGCCTTGAGGGAGCGCTCGGACGTGGTGGTGCTGGCCCAGGCCAGCATGGCCCGCCTGCTGCCGCGCTTGCCGGAAAGCCCCTTGCCCGTGCTGACCAGTCCGCGCAGCGGCCTGACGCGCGCCCTGGAGCAGCTGTGA
- a CDS encoding class II fructose-bisphosphate aldolase codes for MSAYVPLAEMLPEAQRGGYAVAALSARYRACVRPALQAAVDLHSPVILEISQRELGWFGLTPQDFRMALDEAVRDLGADIPIGLHLDHSWDFPVIASAIEAGFSSVMIDASAQPFEENVRQTREVVDYAHARGVSVEAELGKLTTTDQMETDGDEALYTVPEEALTFVQQTGCDVLAVSIGTAHGVYAVKNPKIDFERLAAIRALLPQTPLVLHGGSGLPPETVHRAIALPGGGVSKMNVATDLERALLAGLGGLERMTSAELDALDPARRARGLEAVYREACDKIEHFVRSAGHAGGAAER; via the coding sequence GTGAGCGCCTACGTCCCCTTGGCCGAGATGCTGCCGGAAGCGCAGCGCGGCGGCTATGCGGTGGCGGCCCTCAGCGCCCGCTACCGCGCCTGCGTGCGCCCGGCCCTGCAGGCGGCCGTGGATCTGCACAGCCCGGTGATTCTGGAAATCAGCCAGCGCGAACTCGGCTGGTTCGGGCTGACGCCGCAGGATTTTCGCATGGCTCTCGACGAAGCCGTGCGCGACCTGGGGGCCGACATCCCCATCGGCCTGCACCTCGACCACAGCTGGGACTTCCCGGTGATCGCCTCGGCCATCGAGGCGGGCTTTTCCAGCGTGATGATCGACGCCAGCGCCCAGCCATTCGAGGAGAACGTGCGCCAGACCCGCGAGGTCGTGGACTACGCCCACGCGCGCGGCGTCAGCGTGGAAGCCGAACTCGGCAAGCTGACCACCACCGATCAGATGGAAACGGACGGTGACGAGGCGCTCTACACCGTGCCGGAAGAAGCGCTCACCTTTGTGCAGCAGACCGGCTGCGACGTGCTGGCCGTCTCGATCGGCACCGCGCACGGCGTCTACGCCGTCAAGAATCCCAAGATCGACTTCGAGCGGCTGGCGGCGATCCGCGCCCTGCTGCCGCAGACACCGCTGGTGCTGCACGGCGGCAGCGGCCTGCCGCCCGAGACGGTTCACCGGGCCATCGCCCTGCCGGGCGGCGGGGTCAGCAAGATGAACGTGGCGACCGACCTTGAGCGTGCCCTGCTGGCCGGGCTCGGCGGCCTGGAGCGGATGACCAGCGCCGAACTCGACGCCCTCGACCCGGCGCGGCGCGCCCGTGGCCTGGAAGCGGTCTACCGCGAGGCGTGCGACAAGATCGAGCATTTCGTGCGCTCGGCGGGCCACGCCGGGGGAGCAGCAGAGCGCTGA
- a CDS encoding glycoside hydrolase family 2 protein codes for MPVWRQDLAGEWQLAPSLDEAWRSAGWHVRPTLPVGAFARPEWVAARVPGSVHADLIRAGVLAEPNIGLNSLAAEWVSARQWVYRREFRVELPEGGRLFLHFGGVDHSATVYLDGRWLGELEGPLTPARFEVSGLDRAAAHLLVVVLAEPPAEAGQQGRTSATRSLKPRWSYGWDFATRLISAGLCGEVWLEHDGGAAILDVWVRPQLSEDLRSATVRAQVQLSGPPDTLCIATLHHPDGRSETRQGRAGELKFDLDSPALWWPAGLGEPALYTLQVSVPGARPVQRRFGLRRSRLVHNAASLERGARPYTLEINGQRLYARGFNVLPVDLIAGRGGEAQRERDLIRLARQAHANLLRFNGVAPLASTTVLDACDELGVMVWQELPLTSSGVDQVPPESAEFLAALERGAPPLIEHLRHHPSVVIYGGGNELTDDQRRPLDETHPLLSRIGQLFGQYGDDLPYLPTSPSGPVYDLDGPDLGSAEQHDVHGPWHYRGVHDTYRPLTLSRALMHSEFGCQAPARAATLERYLHQTWPMTDAVPDVVHHGPAWMMRHRLEEVFGPLHDLKTYTLLGQAAQGDVLRHALLHNRARREECSAALVWQLNEPWPGAHNTSVLDYDLKPKLAFYRCREANAPVAVHLGLPGPVVGGELRLRPEVLADEPGRGTLILTLSDVGGTTLQAWQGEVDWPAPPAELDWPAPSGPSLLRAELTRLEGAPLARAEYWLAPDRPAPFADLVALPATTLQLRQQGGALHMTNTGRWAAPWISIEAAGPGAEDLTDNGFSLLPGEEVVLEARFDEGASVTAQALNTVTSELIWRSM; via the coding sequence ATGCCCGTTTGGCGGCAGGACCTCGCCGGGGAGTGGCAGCTGGCGCCCTCGCTGGACGAAGCCTGGCGCTCGGCCGGCTGGCACGTCCGCCCGACCCTGCCAGTGGGCGCCTTCGCCCGCCCCGAATGGGTTGCGGCGCGGGTGCCGGGCAGCGTCCACGCCGACCTGATCCGCGCCGGGGTGCTGGCCGAGCCGAACATTGGCCTGAACAGCCTCGCGGCCGAGTGGGTCAGCGCCCGTCAGTGGGTTTACCGCCGAGAGTTCCGGGTGGAACTGCCGGAAGGAGGCCGCCTGTTTCTGCACTTCGGCGGCGTGGACCACTCGGCCACGGTGTACCTCGACGGGAGGTGGCTGGGCGAACTGGAAGGCCCGCTGACCCCGGCCCGGTTCGAGGTCAGCGGTCTGGACCGGGCCGCCGCGCACCTGCTGGTGGTGGTGCTGGCCGAGCCGCCTGCCGAGGCGGGGCAGCAGGGCCGCACCAGCGCGACCCGCAGCCTCAAGCCGCGCTGGAGCTACGGCTGGGATTTCGCCACCCGCCTGATCTCCGCCGGGCTGTGCGGCGAAGTCTGGCTGGAGCACGACGGGGGCGCGGCCATTCTTGACGTGTGGGTGCGCCCGCAGTTGAGCGAAGATTTGCGTTCGGCCACCGTGCGCGCCCAGGTGCAGCTCAGCGGGCCGCCGGACACCCTCTGCATCGCCACCTTGCACCACCCGGACGGCCGCTCCGAAACCCGGCAGGGCCGCGCGGGCGAGCTGAAATTCGACCTCGACTCGCCCGCGCTGTGGTGGCCGGCCGGTCTGGGCGAGCCAGCGCTCTACACCTTGCAGGTGAGCGTGCCGGGCGCCCGGCCGGTGCAGCGGCGTTTCGGGCTGAGGCGCTCGCGGCTGGTGCACAACGCCGCCTCGCTGGAACGCGGTGCCCGGCCCTACACCCTGGAGATCAACGGACAGCGCCTCTACGCGCGCGGCTTCAATGTCCTGCCGGTGGACCTCATCGCCGGGCGGGGCGGCGAGGCCCAGCGTGAGCGCGACCTCATCCGGCTGGCGCGGCAGGCCCACGCCAACCTGCTGCGCTTCAACGGCGTGGCGCCGCTGGCCTCGACCACCGTTCTCGACGCCTGCGACGAACTCGGCGTGATGGTCTGGCAGGAGTTGCCGCTGACCTCCAGCGGGGTGGATCAGGTGCCGCCCGAATCGGCGGAGTTCCTGGCGGCCCTGGAACGCGGCGCGCCGCCGCTGATCGAGCACCTGCGCCACCATCCCAGCGTGGTGATCTACGGCGGGGGCAACGAACTCACCGACGATCAGCGCCGCCCGCTGGACGAAACGCACCCGCTGCTTTCGCGCATCGGGCAGCTGTTTGGGCAGTACGGCGACGACCTGCCGTACCTGCCGACCTCGCCCAGCGGCCCCGTGTACGACCTGGACGGCCCCGACCTGGGTTCGGCGGAGCAGCACGACGTTCACGGTCCCTGGCATTACCGGGGCGTGCACGATACCTACCGGCCCCTCACCCTCAGCCGCGCCCTGATGCACAGCGAGTTCGGCTGTCAGGCCCCGGCCCGGGCCGCCACCCTGGAGCGTTACCTGCACCAGACCTGGCCGATGACCGACGCGGTGCCGGACGTCGTGCACCACGGCCCGGCCTGGATGATGCGCCACCGCCTGGAAGAGGTGTTCGGGCCGCTGCACGACCTGAAAACTTACACCCTGCTGGGGCAGGCGGCGCAGGGAGACGTGCTGCGCCACGCCCTGCTGCACAACCGCGCCCGCCGGGAAGAATGCAGCGCGGCGCTGGTGTGGCAGCTGAACGAGCCCTGGCCCGGCGCCCACAACACCAGCGTGCTGGACTACGATCTGAAGCCCAAGTTGGCCTTTTACCGCTGCCGCGAGGCCAACGCGCCGGTGGCCGTCCACCTGGGCCTGCCGGGGCCGGTGGTGGGCGGTGAGTTGCGCCTGCGCCCCGAAGTGCTGGCCGACGAACCAGGCCGGGGCACCCTGATCCTCACCCTGTCCGATGTGGGCGGCACGACGTTGCAGGCCTGGCAGGGCGAAGTGGACTGGCCTGCACCTCCCGCCGAACTGGACTGGCCGGCCCCGAGCGGCCCCAGTTTGCTGCGCGCCGAACTCACCCGCCTGGAGGGAGCGCCGCTGGCCCGCGCCGAATACTGGCTGGCGCCCGACCGGCCGGCGCCTTTTGCCGACCTGGTGGCCCTGCCTGCCACCACCTTGCAGCTGCGTCAGCAGGGCGGAGCGCTGCACATGACCAATACGGGCAGGTGGGCCGCGCCCTGGATCAGCATCGAAGCGGCCGGTCCCGGCGCCGAGGACCTCACCGACAACGGCTTCAGCCTGCTGCCCGGCGAGGAGGTCGTGCTGGAGGCCCGATTCGACGAAGGTGCGTCCGTCACCGCCCAGGCGCTCAATACGGTAACTTCGGAACTCATCTGGAGGTCCATGTGA
- a CDS encoding MBL fold metallo-hydrolase: MTPGALQLLFPGVYRYTSSAHAYVLICHEDAVLINLGDGDVLDHLPPGVKVHAALLTHHFADVASGAARAIRRGIPVYAPESEVELLRSAPQTLRRAGRPNNYDPRLYQYGAPEEAEVWPLRDYQTYCFGALSLQVRPTPGPTVGAVSFITLIGGQKLALTGDLLYAPGQISRLAATQWTYHGGEGLAGSVLSLLDLADARPDVVLPAHGEPMLPGALEQTAQALWPLLQLRRHNPRLLELRASPYEELRPWLLHNRTSMANSYVLRSLSGHALIIDFGYDFSFGSPVSTERDARRPWLLTVPALFSKYGVVHIDAVLPTHYHDDHVAGIPLLREQYGAQVWASENVAPVLAYPERYQVPCLWFEGITVDRRLKLGEAVPWREFTVTPYDLPGHARYAAAVLVEGHGERLLFGGDQYADVDGLGLNYTYPNLVRETDYLHSAELYERLQPDLILSGHGPPLTPGPGYGAELRARGEALLRLHTQLQPLTSRLVLSLERQGRQVTLQLDNPTGEVFEGRLRGSAGVSPREVPLTLFPAASVRLDFELEGQYPFMFEVRGPSGEPGLSAVVHQDERGLVLGGPAQIASGES; this comes from the coding sequence GTGACTCCAGGCGCCCTGCAACTGCTGTTTCCCGGCGTGTACCGCTACACCAGCAGCGCCCACGCCTATGTGCTGATTTGCCACGAGGACGCGGTGCTGATCAACCTCGGCGACGGCGACGTGCTCGACCACCTGCCGCCGGGCGTGAAGGTGCACGCCGCGCTGCTGACCCACCACTTCGCCGACGTGGCCTCGGGGGCGGCGCGGGCCATCAGGCGCGGCATTCCGGTGTACGCGCCGGAAAGCGAGGTGGAACTGCTGCGCTCGGCTCCTCAGACGCTGCGTCGGGCCGGGCGACCCAACAACTACGATCCCCGGCTGTACCAGTACGGCGCGCCGGAGGAAGCCGAGGTATGGCCGCTGCGCGATTACCAGACCTACTGTTTCGGGGCGCTGAGCTTGCAGGTGCGGCCCACGCCGGGGCCGACCGTGGGCGCGGTGTCGTTCATCACCCTGATCGGCGGCCAGAAGCTGGCCCTCACTGGCGACCTGCTCTACGCGCCGGGCCAGATCAGCCGTCTGGCGGCGACGCAGTGGACCTACCACGGCGGCGAGGGTCTGGCCGGCAGCGTGCTCTCGCTGCTCGACCTGGCTGACGCCCGGCCCGACGTGGTGTTGCCGGCCCACGGCGAGCCGATGCTGCCGGGAGCACTGGAGCAGACCGCCCAGGCGCTCTGGCCGCTGTTGCAACTGCGGCGGCACAACCCGCGCCTCCTCGAGCTGCGCGCCTCGCCCTACGAGGAACTGAGACCCTGGCTGCTGCACAACCGCACCAGCATGGCCAACAGCTACGTGTTGCGCTCGCTCTCGGGGCACGCCCTGATCATCGATTTCGGCTACGACTTCTCCTTCGGCTCGCCGGTCAGCACCGAGCGCGACGCCCGGCGCCCCTGGCTGCTGACCGTGCCGGCGCTGTTCTCGAAGTACGGTGTGGTGCACATCGACGCGGTGTTGCCCACCCACTACCACGACGACCACGTGGCCGGCATTCCCCTGCTGCGCGAGCAGTACGGCGCGCAGGTGTGGGCCAGCGAGAACGTGGCCCCGGTGCTGGCCTACCCGGAGCGCTACCAGGTGCCGTGCCTGTGGTTCGAGGGCATCACGGTGGACCGGCGGCTCAAGCTCGGGGAAGCGGTGCCGTGGCGCGAATTCACCGTGACGCCCTACGATCTGCCGGGCCACGCCCGCTACGCGGCGGCGGTGCTGGTCGAGGGTCACGGCGAGCGCCTGCTGTTCGGCGGCGACCAGTACGCCGATGTCGACGGCCTGGGCCTGAATTACACCTACCCCAACCTGGTGCGCGAGACCGATTACCTGCACAGCGCCGAGTTGTACGAACGCCTGCAGCCGGACCTGATTCTCAGCGGGCACGGCCCGCCGCTGACGCCGGGCCCCGGCTACGGCGCCGAGTTGCGCGCCCGGGGCGAAGCGCTGCTGCGCCTGCACACCCAGTTGCAGCCGCTCACCTCGCGGTTGGTGCTCAGCCTGGAGCGCCAGGGCCGGCAGGTCACGCTGCAACTCGACAACCCCACCGGCGAGGTGTTCGAGGGCCGCCTGCGGGGCTCGGCGGGCGTCTCGCCCCGCGAGGTGCCGCTGACCCTGTTTCCGGCGGCGTCGGTGCGGCTCGATTTCGAATTGGAGGGCCAGTATCCGTTCATGTTCGAGGTGCGCGGCCCCAGCGGGGAACCGGGCCTCTCGGCGGTGGTGCACCAGGACGAGCGCGGCCTGGTGCTCGGCGGCCCGGCTCAAATCGCCTCTGGAGAATCCTGA
- a CDS encoding amylo-alpha-1,6-glucosidase — MTRLTDQARQLAQDTVLANGSSIGLLGASSAYKQVWARDSMVCALGLMLCGPEGADIARRSVDTLAAYQSRLGNIPHNVGFVGLPDPALIAHGGALHAGNAQGVVVDSAHAGCIDNSLWFIVGNAYLWRLDGDLERIRRLWPALQRAYTWLEYQDSNECGLLEVHEAMDWADLFANRYNSLGPNVLWYAAQRSMAGLAAALGEPDEAYTARAEDIRFKLNTLLWYGPETTKDMAWIEANRKEWLYPVRLASTVLQERPYFLPYMAFRDYADRFDSFGNLLAVLLGVTDAAQSARILDYIESAGINLPWPVRAVDPPVLPGEADWREYYRLRNLNLPHQYHNGGAWPYLGGLYVAALVQAGRHDEAAFQLERLAEMNRQSRTPGLEWDFNEWCHGVSGRPSGFRGQSWSAAMYVYAHECVQRRACPGFGGPW, encoded by the coding sequence ATGACCCGTCTGACCGATCAAGCCCGTCAACTCGCCCAGGACACCGTGCTCGCCAACGGCAGTTCCATCGGCCTGCTGGGGGCCAGCAGCGCTTACAAGCAGGTCTGGGCCCGCGACAGCATGGTCTGCGCCCTGGGCCTGATGCTGTGCGGCCCGGAAGGGGCCGACATCGCCCGCCGCTCGGTGGACACCCTGGCGGCCTACCAGTCGCGCCTGGGCAACATTCCGCACAACGTCGGCTTCGTGGGCCTGCCGGACCCGGCCCTGATCGCCCACGGCGGCGCGCTGCACGCTGGAAACGCCCAGGGCGTGGTGGTGGACAGCGCCCACGCCGGCTGCATCGACAACAGCTTGTGGTTCATCGTCGGCAATGCCTATCTCTGGCGCCTGGACGGCGATCTGGAGCGTATTCGGCGGCTGTGGCCCGCGCTGCAGCGGGCATATACCTGGCTGGAGTACCAGGACAGCAACGAATGCGGCCTCCTGGAAGTCCACGAGGCGATGGACTGGGCCGATCTGTTCGCCAACCGCTACAACAGCCTGGGACCGAACGTGCTGTGGTACGCCGCCCAGCGCAGCATGGCCGGACTCGCCGCCGCGCTGGGCGAGCCCGACGAAGCGTACACGGCCCGCGCCGAGGACATCCGCTTCAAGCTCAACACGCTGCTGTGGTACGGCCCGGAAACCACCAAGGACATGGCCTGGATCGAGGCAAACCGCAAGGAGTGGCTCTATCCGGTGCGGCTGGCCTCCACCGTGCTCCAGGAGCGGCCCTACTTTCTGCCGTACATGGCCTTCCGGGATTACGCCGACCGCTTCGACAGTTTCGGTAACCTGCTGGCGGTGCTGCTGGGGGTGACTGATGCGGCCCAGAGTGCCCGCATTCTCGATTACATCGAGTCGGCCGGCATCAACTTGCCGTGGCCGGTCCGGGCGGTGGACCCGCCGGTGCTGCCGGGTGAAGCCGACTGGCGCGAGTACTACCGGCTACGTAACCTGAACCTGCCGCACCAGTACCACAACGGTGGCGCCTGGCCGTATCTGGGCGGCCTGTACGTCGCGGCGCTGGTGCAGGCCGGGCGTCACGACGAGGCCGCCTTCCAGCTTGAACGCCTGGCCGAGATGAACCGGCAAAGCCGCACGCCGGGCCTGGAGTGGGATTTCAACGAGTGGTGCCACGGCGTCAGCGGGCGGCCCAGCGGCTTTCGCGGCCAGAGCTGGAGCGCGGCGATGTACGTCTACGCCCACGAGTGCGTGCAGCGCCGCGCCTGTCCGGGATTCGGCGGGCCGTGGTGA
- a CDS encoding alpha-glucosidase/alpha-galactosidase: MFKIAIIGAGGQVFPLRLAADILSFPALQHCTLSLMDINPERLKVTEENVRRLSAHHQLPAQIEATTDQREALAGADAVIVTFQVGGLEAYRLDVEIPRRYGLDQPVGDTLGPGGVMRFLRSVPAYRQLAEDMLELCPDALLINYANPMAMSCWYLSKLGVHTVGLCHSVQGTTHLLARQLGIPPQELRYRSAGINHQAWLLELRHHGEDVYPRLRQLMRERHLERRPELSVAGDRGYHSEPSGEINTYEGSQERVRTSIMDFFGYFHTESSHHASEYLPYFRKNAERVEEFLPRRWDYYQVCCHQEGDDQHELLERLLDDLRPSAEYGAAILNALVTNEPTVIYGNVPNAGLISNLPEGCCVEVACLVDAGGVQPTAQGALPPQLAALNRSNVAVQELAVEAALSGDVRHVYHAVALDPLTSALLTLEQIQAMTSELLEAQAEWLPQFAAGAK; encoded by the coding sequence ATGTTCAAGATCGCCATTATCGGGGCCGGCGGGCAGGTCTTTCCGCTGCGGCTGGCCGCCGACATCCTCAGTTTTCCGGCCCTGCAGCATTGCACCCTGAGCCTGATGGACATCAACCCCGAGCGGCTCAAAGTCACCGAGGAGAACGTGCGCCGCCTCAGCGCGCACCACCAGTTGCCCGCGCAGATCGAGGCCACCACCGATCAGCGTGAAGCGCTGGCCGGGGCCGACGCTGTGATCGTCACCTTTCAGGTGGGCGGCCTGGAGGCTTACCGGCTCGACGTGGAAATTCCGCGTCGTTACGGCCTGGACCAGCCGGTGGGCGACACCCTGGGGCCGGGCGGGGTGATGCGTTTTCTGCGCAGCGTGCCGGCCTACCGTCAGCTGGCCGAGGACATGCTCGAGCTGTGCCCGGACGCGCTGCTGATCAACTACGCCAACCCGATGGCGATGAGCTGCTGGTACCTCTCGAAGCTGGGCGTCCACACGGTGGGGCTGTGTCACAGCGTGCAGGGCACCACCCACCTGCTGGCGCGGCAGCTCGGCATTCCGCCCCAGGAACTGCGCTACCGCAGCGCCGGCATCAACCACCAGGCCTGGCTGCTCGAACTGCGCCACCACGGCGAGGACGTGTATCCGCGCCTCAGGCAGCTGATGCGTGAGCGTCATCTCGAACGCCGCCCCGAACTCAGCGTCGCCGGCGACCGGGGCTATCACAGCGAGCCGTCCGGCGAGATCAACACCTACGAGGGCAGCCAGGAGCGGGTGCGGACCAGCATCATGGATTTTTTCGGCTACTTTCATACCGAGTCGAGCCACCATGCCAGCGAGTACCTGCCGTACTTCCGCAAGAATGCCGAACGGGTAGAGGAATTTCTGCCGAGGCGCTGGGACTACTATCAGGTGTGTTGCCACCAGGAGGGAGACGACCAGCATGAGCTGCTGGAGCGCCTGCTCGACGACCTGAGGCCTTCGGCCGAGTACGGGGCCGCCATTCTGAACGCCCTGGTGACGAATGAGCCCACCGTGATCTACGGCAACGTGCCCAACGCCGGCCTGATCTCCAACCTGCCGGAAGGCTGCTGCGTCGAGGTGGCCTGCCTGGTGGACGCGGGCGGGGTGCAGCCCACCGCCCAGGGCGCGCTGCCGCCGCAACTGGCCGCCCTCAACCGCAGCAACGTCGCGGTGCAGGAACTGGCGGTGGAAGCGGCGCTCAGCGGTGACGTGCGCCACGTCTACCACGCTGTGGCACTCGATCCGCTGACCAGCGCCCTGCTAACGCTGGAGCAGATTCAGGCCATGACCAGCGAGCTGCTGGAAGCCCAGGCCGAGTGGCTACCGCAGTTCGCGGCGGGAGCAAAATGA
- a CDS encoding amidohydrolase family protein, with protein sequence MDIVDAQVHFNRFGTLDTGLAMMDAVGVSALLYDEYWAFDERSRILPGYELPGGAFRHVFPLAEEAALRLPERFAYLVRFDRRDPELDRLIAAVRTTPQQKALRVVPWTEQGFGEFAEGAEDPVFAAAQKYGVPVFVLLPGRTDSLHRYLKKFPDLPIIVDHCGVELTAGRLHDDRLSGFDRVLALAEYPNVSLKWTHAPRLSAQGYPYPDVLDMLLRVVEAFGPERVMWGSDHSESKDHHSWAESLFYIRDSAALSAGDKAWILSGSLRKTLDWPAS encoded by the coding sequence ATGGACATCGTTGACGCGCAGGTTCACTTCAACCGTTTCGGTACGCTGGACACCGGCCTCGCCATGATGGACGCCGTCGGGGTAAGCGCCCTGCTCTACGACGAGTACTGGGCCTTCGACGAGCGCTCGCGGATCTTGCCGGGCTACGAACTGCCGGGTGGAGCCTTCCGGCACGTCTTTCCGCTGGCCGAGGAAGCCGCGCTGCGCTTACCGGAGCGCTTCGCTTATCTGGTGCGCTTCGATCGCCGCGATCCCGAACTCGACCGCCTGATCGCCGCCGTCCGGACCACGCCCCAGCAAAAAGCGTTGCGGGTGGTGCCCTGGACCGAACAGGGCTTCGGCGAGTTCGCCGAGGGCGCCGAGGACCCGGTGTTTGCGGCGGCGCAGAAGTACGGCGTGCCGGTGTTCGTGCTTCTGCCGGGCCGCACGGACTCGCTGCACCGCTACCTGAAGAAGTTTCCCGACCTGCCGATCATCGTGGACCACTGCGGAGTCGAGCTGACGGCGGGCCGCCTGCACGACGACCGGCTCTCGGGTTTTGACAGGGTGCTGGCACTGGCCGAGTACCCCAACGTCTCGCTCAAGTGGACGCACGCGCCGCGCCTGTCGGCCCAGGGTTACCCTTACCCGGACGTGCTGGACATGCTGCTGCGGGTGGTGGAGGCCTTCGGCCCCGAGCGGGTGATGTGGGGCAGCGACCACAGCGAGAGCAAAGACCACCACAGCTGGGCTGAGTCGCTGTTCTACATCCGTGACAGCGCCGCACTCTCCGCCGGGGACAAGGCCTGGATTCTGAGCGGCAGCCTGCGAAAGACCCTCGACTGGCCGGCCTCCTAA
- the solA gene encoding N-methyl-L-tryptophan oxidase yields the protein MKTEYDTIVIGGGMAGIAAAHELARRGQDVLVLEQFGFGHDRGSSAGPSRIFRLSQPLRDYAQMARRALDLWRTFQTEYATPLYRPTGLLDLGSADNAALTDIQTNLRESGQDFEVLDAASLARRYPQWRPGDDWQVIYSPEAGILNPSLALELLTAMSGVLGATLLDRTPVLDLDLRDPQAPRVRTGRGVFTAQRLIVAAGAWLPALAPLLAGRLRVTQEQVVFFRPRQPEAFVPERFPLFIQWQTPEVYGFPMFHLPGVKLGLHLSGPQVSPDTRDGLPRPKLTEVMRAFLEAHLPGAAGPVMQAKTCLYTTTRSGDFVYDTHPESENVLIVSACSGTGFKFMPVHGEIIAEWVAGRRHPLCTGRFGLERAAPPFAAPG from the coding sequence GTGAAGACGGAGTACGACACCATCGTGATCGGCGGCGGCATGGCCGGTATCGCCGCCGCCCACGAACTCGCCCGCCGGGGCCAGGACGTGCTGGTACTGGAGCAGTTCGGCTTCGGGCACGACCGGGGCAGCAGCGCCGGGCCGTCGCGCATCTTCCGGCTCTCGCAACCGCTGCGCGACTACGCGCAGATGGCCCGGCGCGCCCTGGACCTGTGGCGCACCTTTCAGACCGAGTACGCCACCCCGTTGTACCGGCCCACCGGCCTGCTCGATCTGGGGAGCGCCGACAACGCCGCCCTGACCGACATCCAGACGAACCTGCGCGAAAGCGGCCAGGACTTCGAGGTGCTCGACGCCGCTTCGCTGGCGCGGCGCTATCCGCAGTGGCGGCCCGGCGACGACTGGCAGGTCATCTACAGTCCCGAGGCCGGCATCCTCAACCCCAGCCTGGCGCTGGAACTGCTGACGGCCATGTCGGGGGTGCTGGGCGCGACTTTGCTCGACCGGACCCCGGTGCTGGACCTCGACCTCCGCGACCCACAGGCGCCCAGGGTACGCACGGGTCGCGGCGTGTTCACCGCCCAGCGGCTGATCGTGGCGGCCGGAGCGTGGCTGCCCGCGCTGGCCCCGCTCCTGGCCGGGCGGCTACGGGTCACGCAGGAACAGGTGGTGTTTTTCCGGCCCCGGCAGCCGGAAGCCTTCGTACCGGAGCGTTTTCCGCTGTTCATCCAGTGGCAGACGCCGGAAGTCTACGGCTTTCCGATGTTTCACCTGCCCGGCGTCAAGCTCGGCCTGCACCTCAGCGGGCCGCAGGTGAGCCCCGACACCCGTGACGGCTTGCCGCGCCCGAAACTGACCGAGGTGATGCGGGCCTTTCTGGAGGCCCACCTGCCCGGCGCGGCGGGGCCGGTGATGCAGGCCAAGACCTGCCTGTACACCACCACCCGCAGCGGAGACTTCGTTTACGACACCCACCCGGAGTCGGAGAACGTGCTGATCGTGTCGGCGTGTTCCGGCACCGGCTTCAAGTTCATGCCGGTTCACGGCGAGATCATCGCCGAGTGGGTCGCCGGGCGGCGGCATCCGCTGTGCACCGGGCGCTTCGGGCTGGAGCGGGCCGCGCCACCTTTCGCGGCTCCCGGTTAG